catttgaaaaatgtgTTAAGTCTTAAGGTTGGGCTTTCTGATTTTCTATCCCAATTACATAACCATTGCAAGGCAGATATActgtaaaattaaattaataaatgattttaaataattatataattactaAAATTGGTTCacataataatgataaaataagtatagAGCATAGtataaaatgttaatatcatattttaatcaatttattttattgagTGTTTTGAGATTAATGATTATTAACTATGGCTACCTGACGACTCCATCGAAAATGGAAGGTTGAAATCTCATCACTAATTCGTTATCAAAAagggaagaaaaaaatatatataataataataataggaATTATTCACGGGCGAATATATAATcccataaaataaaataatgagtattgtaaaatgttttatatgcatatataaggCTTATTACTTTTCCCCATGTCTGCTAAAATCATATCTCCTCCTTCGGTGGCCTCATTTTGCACTCCGGCCTCTAAAGAAACAATTAAAACAGTATAAATGTGATTGATGCTTGTATTTGTTTTacttatgaatatatgtaacttaatatatttattaatataattcgAGTGTGGTATTCAATATAACATACTTAACATATGGATACTAATATCTATTCCTATCCAAAAATGATCATATTCGTTCAAGGTCATTCCACTTATTCCAGACCCACACCCAATATCCAGTAGTAAACATGGAgtctaaaaaaattgtttacaaaaaaataattatataagaaattaaataattttcgtcttatatttaaaataattaatttggattgatattgaaaaaattaattgtaCTTACGTCTGGTAGTAAAAGTAATTCGATTGCTCTTTCAGTCATTTGAGATTGAATATCTCTTATTCGGGAATTTCggacatatttttttgcttcATCTTCGTTAtaaaactataaaaaaatagaattgcagaataaataatagtattCCTATTTGGTATAgacatatattatcatattttattaacatataagtaaaatattctattttttgcgtttttaatattagttACAAATTCTGGGGGAGAACTATACTCGGGCCTAACCATTTTCTTCTATATCCTTAACATTggaatttttatcaatttatttattaattaaatatttactttTGTTTCATATCGAAGTATAAACAATGCTTTGTTTGACAGGCAACTCAGTGCGAATTTTAATGTATATTAACAAGgatatatggaaaaatacataatgtttatatattatggacttgtatatatttttatgttatacttatttttatttttttttattatgtttacttttatattttattctgtttttttctctATCTTATTCATAatctatataataaagcaGTATATTTTTGAGCTTccacaattatatatatatatttttttttttaccttttcaattaaaaagatgaaaaaaaacatatgcatatatgcatatttttattatgaaaaatttgcTAATTtgaagataataaaaattgtaaaaaattaaaaataataaatattataatatgataaaaagttgtaaataaaatatttcatatttatgtaacattttttgtagAACTGTTATATGCTGCTGTTTTTTGATGgcacttattttttttaatgcatTGTGTTGCTATTGTTTTCGTAAAATtgaaatttaaaaagttgtaaaacaatttttttcaatattttacatttaaacaatatttacaaatttttactttatttttaaccatgtaaatttattaattttttttattaatcgaaaaaattgcaattttgtaaattgttttttaggAAAATTCTCATTCattattcttttatttaacaatttcattattatttctttgaCCTTTTCTTtggtttattttatgttgaCCAGAAGAACTACACTCAGAACTAATAGCGTATTATTAAATGGGAATAACAAAAGACggtttataaataaaattttatattcttttattttgctataattttttttttaatatttggaaataatatgataataaaaggaaatttatatttaggTGTTGGTACATTTCAGTTTCTTTAGGTTCTTTGGAATTgtgtttatttatgttgACAATAGGCATTATGTATTCATATAAAGACATAATACAAAAGgcaacatttttaaagttATAAATAGTTTAAGGAAGTtgtctttttatatatcttaTTGAAACGAAAACATAAGGATTCACTATTAATGTGTTAAAGTAATAAATAGGgcatattcttttttaataaatatttcattgctttaataatattatatcctTATTTTCTCCACACACGTATtagtataaaattatgtggCTTTCATATATTTGGATAAGGGTTAATATAGATAGTATACATTTTGTAAACAGAAAACATATGTTACGTCTTTTTTTGtaagaaaatatacacatattcctttttaatttaaaaatattataaattgttttattataaagaaatcattacatgcatatacattatagaaacatactttttatgaaaatggaCACCCTTCTTTGGGCATATTTGCTTCCTATGGTTTCTTtacattcatatatattttcattaggtatataattatagaaataaataaaataaaaattattcaaaaaatactatACAGCTGTATTCTTTCATTTtcgaatatatatattatttctttccTTCTACTATTTCgataaattttatgttattgatatatatagcatAAAATACgcatttctttatataatattaaatttatatattttttaaatattttatttcttaaaagttttaagtgttatatattcacattttatacttgtatataatttccaCAAATAGTATGTGTATAATGCattgtgtattttttaaaatatataaagtgtaaattaattattttttttgagaattatatttcaattttttgttgTGTAATTTTTGCACATTTATAAAGTTTTTacactttttatttatattttttatactacatatatatgcagattttatgaatatatttacatctttttataaataattttgtaaaagtATTTTAATTGACAATACTATAAGGTAAATGTtgagataaaaaatacacacacaaaaataatcatatttaacaaaataagcaaatactatttgtattatatttcatatattttattaaatattaatacatttttaaggATTGGTTGTTTTAGTCTGTTCATTGGAATAAGACGCCGAATTTGTATGCATGtgtgtattatatatatatgggtTACAATGTGAAACAATTAGAATTGTACATTTTGTTTTCCATATGTATTTCAATACATTTTGTGATAACTTTATCATAATGCTAATTTTCAAtggatttattttgttaccAATAATAAATCTGTGAGcatatatgtgcatatatacatgtatgccataataatttacatGAATTAACATTCATCAGTTGATTTGATAGATAATAAAGAACAAACATATTTGTTGTTTtgtgttattatatttgtatggTTATATGACATATTTCGTGCAAAATTTgtgtaacaaaaaaatacatatgtgTAACTATATCCTATGTTATTTATGGAAGACAGTATTATTGagataatttttaaaaatcaaaatgattaaaaatatattaaaccAATTTATTAAACTGTTTGGACAAGAATATTTAGGAGAATGGGAtcctataaaaaatttgactGTCAATTCGGTTACATCTCCGGaggtatatatttttcataacaaataaatagaataaaaaacaagtgagtttttttcaaataatttatatatgcctttataataattttttcaggTTCTTTTGACAAATGTACCATTTCCGGAAAAACTTTTTGAATTAGCAGAATTACCTTTTGAGATAATTTATtcgaatataaaaaatttgcgaataaaatttttatggtCATCTATTTTctcaaataatattagtcctattaatatttatgcagATGATTGTTTTAtagttataaaatattcttatCCCAGTTTATGGGATACAgacaaaattatgaaccaccaatataaacaaaaaattaaaaaattacaaaaatgggacattataaatatattaaaagaaaaaaaagaagataGCTTTCTAAAATCGCTACCTGTCAAATTAGTTAACTCATTAAGAATATTAGTGGAAAATATTCGAatagtattttttgataattatatacatagaAATCCATTTACCTtggaaatttttattaaaagttttaaaattgatgagttaaataaatacaaagtAAAACTAActgaagaagaaaaaaaaaacatcaaaaaaaacttattaataaatatatggataAGATTAATAGGgttacaaataatttttaaggaatacaaaaaatCTATTAAGTATAGGAAGCAACGAAAAAAGACGAATCagaataatatacataatacgaaaattatcaaaagaATTTCCAaaggaaaaattaaaggTATGCAACggatttgtatatttaaaaagacaaaaaatgtatactTTATTCTTGATGCTCTACATAAGAATTGGtgcaaattttatataaagtaGTATGTGTGTGCTTATAAATAGTTGTAAACACACaacatatatgcacatatttatgaatgaataatttccttttttgtaGATGAGCTTTTTTTGACAGCAAACGAGGATAAAATGGACGGGAGTACAAATTCCGTTAGAAATTCAGTGATAcccaaattaaaaagaaaaaaaacaaacttAATTGATGAGGATGGAATGGCTAAATATCTTTCCTTTAGTGACTATGATATTGATGAAAGGATAAAGGAAggttatattaaaaaaaaagtgaaaaaaaataaatttgatttcaataattataataaaaaagaggATGGTGATGTGGAAAACAAAGATAAAGAAATtgaaataaagaaaaatatattatctaaaatattagatgaaaaacagaaaaagcgtaaattaaagaaagcagattataattttgaaattcCTAAGCATAATTCCGGTTTTCGAATTACACCAAATGATGGATTAGACTTGCATGttatacttaaaaaatatgatataaaatcTTTAAATGGATTGAAAGATGATTtgaaatgttttaaaaatgttgaattatcatttttaaatcataaCAAAGATAactatgaaaataatgataattattattataaaaatgatgatgaatTTATTAATCAATCACTTTTTTGTTACAATTGTACatctaataatattaatatgaatCCAATtgttgataataatatgaatacgCTACtttctaataataatgttgacacaaaaaaatattataacaaatataattatagaGATAAATCAGATTTATTAGactatgataaaataatggaaaGAAGTTTTATGAATGATACTCCGCCAATGTTTAGTAATATTAATACACATAAAAGCTTAGACATATGTTTTACTTCATCTTCTTTAGatgcattttataattttataaaatatatagaattaTGGTTTTTGTATAAAGGCGGTTGTACAAAAGTTTTGAACATTGTTCCATCAATAGATgattgtataaaatattcagaATATCTAAAAATGCGAAACAATAAGAATTACAAACAGGatgaatatattgaaaaatttattgaaaAGTTTGAAGCATCGTGCCctatacatttattaataaaattgaaagtCTTATCAAATGatagtatatatgataatgaatattttaataataatgaaaattttggaAAAAGAGAATGGAAGAAATTGTTgtacaattttataaaaaataaaaaagtaagCTCATCTATAATTGA
This Plasmodium chabaudi chabaudi strain AS genome assembly, chromosome: 12 DNA region includes the following protein-coding sequences:
- a CDS encoding 18S rRNA (guanine-N(7))-methyltransferase, putative (term=annotation;date=20170306;qualifier=removed_product=S-adenosylmethionine-dependent methyltransferase, putative;qualifier=added_product=18s rrna (guanine-n(7))-methyltransferase, putative;qualifier=added_literature=pmid:18332120;qualifier=added_GO:0070476;qualifier=added_GO:0016435;curatorName=ucb@sanger.ac.uk;~pfam_scan;Pfam:PF08241.8; E()=9.3E-9;score=35.7;query 53-155;description=Methyltransf_11;~pfam_scan;Pfam:PF12589.4; E()=1.9E-14;score=54.0;query 214-271;description=WBS_methylT;~iprscan;InterPro:IPR029063 : S-adenosyl-L-methionine-dependent methyltransferase;Superfamily:SSF53335; score=7.11E-24;query 9-181;description=S-adenosyl-L-methionine-dependent methyltransferase;~iprscan;InterPro:IPR022238 : Uncharacterised protein family, methyltransferase, Williams-Beuren syndrome;Pfam:PF12589; score=2.1E-14;query 215-271;description=18S rRNA (guanine(1575)-N(7))-methyltransferase Bud23, C-terminal;~iprscan;InterPro:IPR013216 : Methyltransferase type 11;Pfam:PF08241; score=1.2E-8;query 53-157;description=Methyltransferase type 11), giving the protein MVRPEYSSPPEFFYNEDEAKKYVRNSRIRDIQSQMTERAIELLLLPDTPCLLLDIGCGSGISGMTLNEYDHFWIGIDISIHMLKAGVQNEATEGGDMILADMGKMMRFQPSIFDGVVSISALQWLCNWDRKSESPTLRLNTFFKWLYYCLKRGARAVFQFYPDSPQQIETLTNAAIKSGFGGGVVVDFPNSAKSKKYYLCLWAGSATITNMNEPVENEEEDMITQERRRSNKKTKKIIKKNKEWILKKKEQRRKKNLEVKRDSKYTGRKRKTKY